In a genomic window of Nodosilinea sp. E11:
- a CDS encoding thiol-disulfide oxidoreductase DCC family protein — MYCVIYDGNCNLCVSLVQVLESLDQGAQFQYVPMQDSQTLHGYGITPDDCEAGMILIDQAAPDRRWQGSDAAEEIGRLLPLGNPFVQAYRSLPGAKQVGDQIYAFVRDRRYELFGKRPERYDPAYPLCDDQRCGSASANSANGL; from the coding sequence ATGTACTGTGTAATTTACGACGGTAACTGTAACCTCTGCGTCAGTCTAGTGCAGGTCCTAGAGTCGCTAGATCAAGGCGCTCAGTTTCAGTATGTGCCCATGCAAGACAGTCAAACCCTGCATGGCTACGGCATTACCCCTGATGACTGCGAAGCCGGCATGATTTTGATCGATCAAGCTGCTCCCGATCGCCGCTGGCAGGGCAGTGATGCCGCCGAAGAAATTGGTCGTCTACTGCCCTTAGGCAATCCCTTTGTGCAAGCCTATCGGTCGCTGCCAGGGGCCAAGCAGGTAGGCGATCAGATCTATGCCTTTGTGCGCGATCGCCGCTACGAGCTATTTGGCAAGCGCCCTGAGCGTTACGACCCCGCCTACCCTCTCTGCGACGATCAACGCTGTGGCTCAGCTAGTGCCAATAGTGCCAATGGCCTTTAG
- a CDS encoding tetratricopeptide repeat protein, protein MVVKRLIDGRFQFIRVVSTKAYTKTYLMTDHGDAAKPKCIVKHLQLPAHNAITLKFLNDLLAKRVNLLKRMGDHDAIARNLAAVQEGQDFYWVRNYVPGQPLLTELAEGKPRSQVEVQAFLVEGLTVLDLIQRHGIAHQNLHPNNLIRHRDQGHLVLVDFGLIQDTATPEAGIAANDSTDGTVSAYLPQPQHRQYTRFAADHFALGMIAVQMATGLTSEAIPRLSQDNFFAQVKLQLDECSTLDEPLKAILLRMVTPQSESQFHQAKDILVALADLSPSPGGAYNFRTDPAPMPQSQENNAMAPERRNASRVEATQTPFTSWQRQPRLWLVGGAAVALLAIGGIALLRVPQAMRVNNLVQRAETAKQMGQKNDAINYLNQAIELKPDHSDALARRSTLLWENGQSEAALQDISNAIRAQPDSAPLYYQRGNLRFRLGDLQGAIADYGDALERQDTYVDAHVNRGSARAELGDEEGAVQDYTAAINLATDPESKAVAYLNRCLSLSNLGDQAAALSDCTEAVNLRPNNSLAYENRGLVKRRLNDFQGAIQDFTIAIQINAGSPEPYYNRGLTRRDLGDLAGAMIDFNQTIQLNPSHPFAYYDRGLLHKELGDLESAIADLETVASACLDVSRLGCFDDAQYQLEQLRTALGEAP, encoded by the coding sequence ATGGTTGTGAAAAGACTGATCGATGGACGGTTTCAGTTCATTCGAGTTGTCAGCACTAAGGCCTACACTAAGACCTACCTGATGACCGATCATGGCGATGCGGCTAAGCCCAAATGCATCGTCAAGCATTTGCAACTGCCGGCTCACAATGCCATCACCCTGAAATTTCTCAACGACTTGCTGGCAAAGCGGGTCAATTTGCTCAAGCGCATGGGCGATCACGATGCGATCGCCCGCAACCTTGCCGCTGTGCAAGAAGGGCAAGACTTTTACTGGGTGCGTAACTACGTGCCAGGACAGCCTCTGCTAACCGAGCTAGCAGAGGGCAAACCTAGATCTCAGGTGGAGGTACAGGCTTTTTTGGTTGAGGGTCTCACGGTTTTAGACCTGATTCAACGCCACGGTATTGCCCACCAAAACCTGCATCCTAACAACCTCATTCGCCATCGCGATCAGGGCCATTTAGTGCTGGTTGATTTTGGGCTGATTCAAGATACGGCCACTCCAGAAGCAGGAATTGCAGCCAACGACAGTACGGATGGAACCGTCTCAGCCTACCTACCCCAGCCCCAGCACCGGCAGTATACCCGCTTTGCCGCCGACCACTTTGCTCTAGGCATGATCGCAGTGCAAATGGCCACCGGCCTTACGAGTGAAGCAATTCCGCGCTTGAGTCAGGATAACTTTTTTGCCCAGGTTAAACTTCAGCTTGACGAATGCTCGACCCTCGATGAACCCCTGAAGGCTATTTTGCTCAGGATGGTGACCCCTCAGTCTGAATCGCAATTTCATCAGGCTAAAGATATTTTGGTTGCCCTGGCCGATCTGAGCCCATCTCCGGGCGGGGCCTACAACTTTAGGACCGATCCTGCCCCTATGCCCCAGTCCCAGGAGAACAATGCTATGGCACCGGAGCGTCGCAACGCTAGCAGAGTAGAAGCGACCCAAACACCGTTCACTAGCTGGCAGCGACAACCCAGGCTTTGGTTAGTAGGAGGGGCGGCCGTGGCGCTGTTGGCTATAGGTGGAATTGCTCTGCTGCGGGTACCGCAGGCCATGAGGGTCAACAACCTGGTGCAGCGGGCTGAGACCGCCAAACAAATGGGCCAAAAAAACGACGCAATTAATTACCTCAATCAGGCAATTGAGCTAAAACCCGACCACAGCGATGCCCTGGCCAGGCGGTCTACCTTGCTGTGGGAAAACGGTCAGTCAGAGGCGGCTTTACAGGACATCAGCAACGCCATTCGGGCTCAACCCGACTCGGCCCCTCTGTACTATCAGCGGGGCAACCTACGCTTTCGTTTGGGGGATTTACAGGGGGCGATCGCCGACTATGGTGACGCCCTGGAACGGCAAGACACCTACGTCGATGCCCACGTCAATCGGGGCAGCGCCCGAGCCGAGCTGGGTGATGAAGAGGGGGCTGTGCAAGACTACACGGCTGCCATCAACCTAGCCACAGACCCTGAGAGCAAGGCTGTGGCCTACCTCAACCGCTGTCTATCTCTCTCTAACCTGGGCGATCAAGCTGCCGCCCTCAGCGACTGTACTGAGGCCGTCAACCTGCGCCCTAACAATAGTTTGGCCTACGAAAATCGCGGCCTAGTCAAGCGGCGACTTAACGATTTTCAGGGGGCAATTCAAGATTTCACTATTGCTATTCAAATTAATGCGGGCAGTCCAGAACCTTACTACAACCGGGGTTTAACACGTCGAGATTTAGGCGATTTAGCCGGTGCCATGATCGACTTCAACCAGACAATTCAGCTCAATCCTAGCCATCCCTTTGCCTACTACGACAGAGGATTGCTGCATAAAGAATTGGGAGATCTTGAAAGCGCGATCGCAGACTTAGAAACCGTAGCCAGCGCCTGCCTAGACGTCAGTCGTCTAGGCTGCTTCGACGACGCTCAGTACCAGTTAGAACAGCTCCGAACTGCCCTGGGAGAGGCCCCTTAG
- the hpxO gene encoding FAD-dependent urate hydroxylase HpxO — protein MYNLKVVIIGAGIGGLTTGIAMQQAGYQVEIYDRAQELRPAGAGISLWSNGVKVLNKLGLGEKLAAIGGEMNAMEYRSHTDEPLSYVDLHPLFERVGQRPYPVARTDLQTMLLDAFGPEQVHLGRHCVGVEQDETSATAIFENGERISGDLVVGADGIHSAVRADVVGHCVDRRYARYVNWNGLVKADPELCKKDLWVLYVGDSKRASMMPVGGDRFYFFFGAPMAEGTAVAPPDRRDELAQIFQGWPTPVQKLIQAIDPEQTNRLEIGDIDPLERLVKGRVALLGDSAHATTPTLGQGGCQAIEDAEVLTRYLTTTNLGVADALQRYEAARKERTADLVMKARKRTSTIYGYVPEATQQWYADLKQEPPEAVINALAKVILAGPMG, from the coding sequence ATGTACAACCTGAAGGTGGTGATTATTGGAGCCGGTATTGGCGGCTTAACCACAGGTATCGCCATGCAGCAGGCCGGTTACCAGGTGGAGATCTACGATCGCGCCCAAGAGCTGCGCCCTGCCGGAGCCGGCATTTCGCTCTGGTCAAACGGGGTGAAAGTGCTCAATAAGCTGGGGCTGGGGGAAAAGCTGGCCGCGATCGGCGGCGAGATGAACGCGATGGAATACCGCAGCCACACCGACGAGCCGCTGAGCTATGTCGATTTGCACCCCCTGTTTGAGCGGGTGGGCCAGCGCCCTTACCCCGTCGCCCGCACTGACCTGCAAACTATGCTGCTCGATGCCTTTGGACCAGAGCAGGTGCATCTGGGGAGGCACTGTGTCGGGGTTGAGCAAGACGAAACCAGCGCCACCGCCATTTTTGAGAACGGCGAGCGGATCAGCGGCGATCTGGTGGTGGGAGCCGACGGCATTCATTCAGCGGTGCGGGCAGACGTAGTCGGCCACTGTGTCGATCGCCGCTACGCTCGCTACGTCAACTGGAACGGGCTGGTCAAAGCAGACCCGGAGTTGTGCAAAAAAGACCTGTGGGTGCTCTACGTGGGCGACAGCAAGCGGGCCTCAATGATGCCCGTGGGGGGCGATCGCTTCTATTTCTTCTTTGGCGCGCCCATGGCAGAGGGCACTGCAGTAGCCCCCCCCGACCGCCGAGACGAACTGGCCCAAATCTTTCAGGGTTGGCCCACCCCAGTGCAAAAGCTGATTCAGGCGATTGACCCCGAGCAGACCAACCGGCTCGAAATTGGCGATATTGACCCCCTAGAACGACTGGTGAAGGGGCGCGTCGCCCTGCTAGGTGACTCGGCCCACGCCACCACCCCCACCCTAGGGCAGGGCGGCTGCCAGGCGATCGAAGACGCCGAAGTGCTTACCCGCTATTTGACCACCACCAACCTGGGCGTGGCCGATGCCCTCCAGCGCTACGAAGCCGCCCGCAAAGAGCGCACAGCCGATCTGGTCATGAAGGCTCGCAAGCGCACCAGCACCATCTATGGTTATGTACCCGAGGCCACCCAGCAGTGGTATGCCGACCTCAAGCAAGAGCCGCCTGAGGCCGTGATTAACGCCCTCGCCAAGGTCATCTTGGCGGGGCCAATGGGGTAA
- a CDS encoding YHS domain-containing (seleno)protein: MRIQYLGAVAIASLLTLGAVACSTTAVTPEANSQAVVDPCAAANPCAGADPCAAANPCAGADPCAAANPCAAAADGTATQPEVYSYDGLAIRGADPVAYFTEGKAVKGSADYETTWSGATWRFSNAENLAAFTADPEAYAPQYGGYCAKAVSGGSLASIDPEAWSIVDGRLYLNYSAGVQKQWQGDIAGNITKANQNWPAALSSDRVSESGKSW, encoded by the coding sequence ATGCGAATTCAATATCTGGGCGCGGTTGCGATCGCCTCCCTCCTGACCCTAGGCGCTGTAGCTTGTAGCACCACCGCCGTCACCCCCGAGGCGAACAGTCAGGCTGTCGTTGATCCCTGCGCCGCCGCAAACCCCTGTGCTGGGGCCGATCCTTGCGCTGCCGCAAACCCCTGCGCTGGAGCCGATCCTTGTGCGGCGGCTAATCCCTGCGCCGCTGCGGCTGACGGCACCGCCACTCAGCCCGAGGTCTACAGCTACGATGGTTTGGCCATTCGCGGGGCTGATCCGGTGGCCTATTTCACCGAAGGCAAAGCCGTTAAAGGATCCGCTGACTACGAAACCACCTGGAGCGGGGCTACCTGGCGCTTTAGTAATGCCGAGAATCTGGCGGCCTTTACCGCCGACCCCGAGGCCTATGCCCCTCAGTACGGCGGCTACTGTGCTAAGGCCGTCAGCGGTGGCTCTTTGGCTTCCATTGATCCAGAGGCCTGGAGCATTGTTGATGGCAGGCTTTACCTCAACTACAGCGCTGGGGTACAAAAGCAGTGGCAAGGCGATATTGCGGGCAATATTACTAAGGCCAACCAAAACTGGCCCGCCGCCCTCAGCAGCGATCGGGTTAGCGAGAGCGGCAAAAGCTGGTAA
- the mutS gene encoding DNA mismatch repair protein MutS — translation MSASSPAADGQPPIPERLAKHTVRYADHHSVNWDDLTPMMRHYVEMKEQYPHALVLYRVGDFFETFFQDAIAIARELELVLTSKDAGKAIGRVPLAGIPHHALDRYCTLLVEKGYAIAICDQVEDPAVAQGLVKREVTRVITPGTVIEEGMLSASQNNFLASAVVAGHHWGLSYADVSTGEFLTTQGEDLDQLAQELLRLQPAEVLFPVDAPNLGAMLRLGDQSDQLPSCLPRQFCYTLRPQGPYSQSEARQRLLQRFRLRSLEGLGCDHLPLAVRAAGGLLHYVEETQKTVQAPLQPLCTYTLAAYLVIDHQTRRNLEITQTARDGTYNGSLLWALDRTVTAMGGRTLRRWLLQPLLDVTAIQARQETIHELLQDGNLRQMLQHKLKQIYDLERLAGRAGSGTANARDLVALADSFLRLPDLAALAEQAKSPYLQALQYVPPELEQLGQTLRSHLVETPPLYLTEGHLIRDGVNAQLDDLRQQAVDDQKWIAELEPAERKRTGISTLKVGFNKAFGYYISISRARADQAPDDYIRKQTLTNEERYITPELKERETRVFNIESEINALEYEIFNQLREQVGAQVELIRKVAAAVAAADVLCGLAEVAIFQGYCCPEMDESRAIAVTEGRHPVVEQLLPAGFFVPNSNFMGTMPSDRDAAHPQDLIILTGPNASGKSCYLRQVGLIQLMAQMGSFVPAKVARLGVCDRIFTRVGAVDDLASGQSTFMVEMNETANILNHATPRSLVLLDEIGRGTATFDGLSIAWAVAEYLAIEIQARTIFATHYHELNELAALVPNVANYQVTVKEMPDQIIFLHQVQPGGADKSYGIEAGRLAGLPPSVIQRARDVMCEIERNSTIAVGLRGEVPKSSKPRRRVKEVAVSSDPSEQLDLFGKP, via the coding sequence ATGTCTGCTTCCTCCCCCGCCGCCGACGGTCAGCCCCCCATTCCCGAGCGATTGGCCAAGCACACCGTGCGCTACGCCGACCATCACTCGGTCAACTGGGACGACCTGACGCCGATGATGCGCCACTACGTGGAGATGAAAGAGCAGTATCCCCACGCCCTGGTGCTGTACCGGGTGGGCGATTTCTTTGAGACCTTTTTTCAAGATGCGATCGCGATCGCCCGCGAACTCGAACTCGTCCTCACCAGCAAAGACGCTGGTAAAGCCATTGGCCGGGTGCCCCTGGCGGGCATTCCCCACCACGCCCTCGATCGCTACTGCACCCTGCTGGTCGAAAAAGGCTATGCGATCGCCATCTGCGACCAGGTTGAAGACCCTGCCGTGGCCCAGGGCCTCGTCAAGCGCGAAGTCACCCGCGTCATCACCCCCGGCACCGTGATCGAAGAGGGCATGCTCAGCGCCAGCCAAAACAACTTTTTGGCCTCGGCGGTAGTGGCCGGGCACCACTGGGGGCTGTCCTACGCCGATGTCTCCACCGGGGAATTCTTGACCACCCAGGGCGAAGACCTCGACCAACTCGCCCAAGAACTGCTCCGGCTCCAGCCTGCGGAGGTGCTGTTTCCGGTCGATGCACCGAACTTAGGAGCGATGCTGCGACTGGGGGATCAGTCTGACCAGTTGCCGAGCTGCCTGCCCCGCCAGTTTTGCTACACCCTGCGGCCCCAAGGCCCCTACAGCCAGAGCGAGGCCCGCCAGCGCTTACTCCAGCGGTTTCGGCTGCGGTCGTTAGAAGGGTTGGGCTGTGACCACTTGCCCCTGGCGGTGCGGGCCGCGGGCGGTCTACTGCACTACGTCGAAGAAACCCAAAAGACCGTACAGGCTCCGCTTCAGCCTCTCTGCACCTACACCCTGGCCGCCTACCTGGTAATCGACCACCAGACCCGCCGCAATCTAGAGATCACCCAGACGGCCCGCGATGGCACCTATAACGGCTCACTGCTGTGGGCGCTCGATCGCACCGTCACTGCCATGGGTGGGCGCACCCTGCGCCGATGGCTGCTGCAACCCCTGCTCGATGTCACAGCCATCCAGGCCCGCCAAGAGACCATTCACGAACTGCTGCAGGACGGCAACTTGCGCCAGATGCTGCAACACAAGCTCAAGCAAATCTACGACCTAGAGCGGCTGGCGGGCAGAGCGGGTTCTGGCACCGCGAATGCCAGGGATCTGGTGGCCCTGGCGGATTCCTTTTTGCGACTGCCGGATCTGGCGGCGCTGGCCGAACAGGCGAAATCGCCCTACCTGCAAGCGCTCCAGTACGTGCCGCCGGAACTGGAGCAGCTGGGGCAGACGTTGCGATCGCACCTGGTCGAAACCCCGCCCCTCTACCTCACCGAGGGCCACCTGATCCGCGACGGGGTCAACGCCCAGCTCGATGACCTGCGCCAGCAGGCGGTGGATGACCAAAAGTGGATCGCGGAACTGGAGCCCGCCGAACGCAAGCGCACCGGCATTTCTACTCTCAAAGTGGGCTTTAACAAAGCCTTTGGCTACTACATCAGCATTTCCCGCGCCCGCGCCGACCAGGCCCCCGACGACTACATCCGCAAGCAGACTCTGACCAACGAAGAGCGTTACATCACCCCCGAACTCAAGGAGCGCGAAACGCGGGTCTTTAATATAGAGTCTGAGATCAACGCGCTGGAATACGAGATTTTCAACCAGCTGCGCGAACAAGTGGGTGCCCAGGTCGAACTGATCCGCAAGGTCGCTGCCGCCGTAGCCGCCGCCGATGTGCTCTGCGGGTTAGCTGAAGTCGCCATCTTCCAGGGCTACTGCTGCCCCGAGATGGATGAATCGCGGGCGATCGCCGTCACCGAGGGTCGTCATCCCGTAGTCGAGCAGCTGCTCCCTGCTGGGTTCTTTGTGCCCAACTCCAACTTCATGGGCACGATGCCGAGCGATCGCGATGCCGCCCATCCCCAAGACCTGATCATTCTCACCGGCCCCAACGCCAGCGGCAAGAGCTGCTACCTGCGCCAGGTGGGGCTGATTCAGCTAATGGCCCAGATGGGCAGCTTTGTGCCGGCGAAGGTGGCCAGGCTGGGGGTGTGCGATCGCATCTTCACCCGCGTCGGCGCTGTAGACGACCTGGCCAGCGGCCAATCCACCTTCATGGTCGAGATGAACGAGACGGCGAATATTCTCAACCACGCCACGCCCAGATCTTTGGTGCTGCTTGATGAAATTGGCCGGGGCACTGCCACCTTCGACGGTCTCTCGATCGCCTGGGCCGTGGCTGAGTACTTGGCGATCGAAATCCAGGCCCGCACCATCTTCGCCACCCACTACCACGAGCTAAATGAGCTGGCGGCACTGGTGCCCAACGTCGCTAATTACCAGGTGACGGTGAAAGAAATGCCCGACCAGATTATCTTTCTCCACCAAGTACAGCCCGGCGGGGCCGACAAATCTTACGGTATTGAGGCGGGGCGACTGGCGGGGCTTCCCCCCTCGGTGATTCAGCGCGCCCGCGACGTCATGTGCGAAATCGAGCGCAACAGCACGATCGCCGTAGGGTTGCGGGGGGAGGTGCCGAAATCGAGTAAGCCCCGCCGTCGAGTGAAGGAGGTGGCAGTCAGCTCTGACCCCTCGGAACAGCTCGACCTGTTTGGGAAACCTTAA
- a CDS encoding N-6 DNA methylase, with the protein METFCSRTDLTNESDVELFFISPLLKYLGYTNKQIKNKKSIKELGVRKSPRGKAINYRPDFLVTVSASAKFVVEAKSPSEKLDDWTWQPKTYSVILNSEHENSNPVQYYMLTNGLETRVYRWDYDHPVYRRFHNEMVIASPSLDELRDILAPSALKSSSAVIGVKTSSLEFSKPEIEEINEAFARCHQLIYKNDNISQSAAFFEFVKIIALKLISDKHVRDSLGTDTNADKFLVDASKVKFSIAWIEAQEQNSVNPLSDIWFRSFIDSMEKDIGAGLRRRIFEPNGSINLSAETIKEVVKTLEGKYLFGIDADLNGRLFETFLSATMRGKDLGQYFTPRSVVKLGVKLARIRVDVDYPEKSERVYDGCCGTGGFLIDVLADMWAKVDAVDGKTIEEKTSAKDVIKNNHIWGCEVGKDPNLARIARLNMYLHGDGGATIFNLDGLDKKLKKRPQDTPDQEREKDDFLVILEESKGFFDVVVTNPPFAKTYKLSEEEDGRYSDSLLKEYDLLGFEVQKKELRSNLMFIERYYDLLKPGGRLVTVLDDGILSASKYAWFRRWIFQKFIVKAVVSLPGDAFQRSKARVKTSLLILQKKSQKSESQSAVFMYPCQYIGLDDPSRVRSMPIDSQNREKAKEEIQIVTKKYENFCSGKAPKEFTVPAEKIKDRLDVKHCLIQRGASKRGWEKNGLSVVKLKDIASEKQFEEEDIIDCQNHNGIETYLRVTYSGEAQRGDEVDPTTTQHTKLYVVREGDIAISNIAATYGSVGYIGEDTDGCVASTEYTILTPKNGIPPRVLWVLLRSSVFRSEMLLAATGANRTRVRWSLIKNIELPLPSEKECNELNEALQEAEKQEKAARLAKEKAISITKSSLSLESSLANTVLEAFKPPK; encoded by the coding sequence ATGGAAACTTTTTGCTCCCGTACTGATCTTACCAATGAATCAGATGTGGAATTATTTTTTATTAGTCCGCTTCTGAAGTATCTTGGTTACACGAACAAACAGATAAAAAACAAGAAATCAATTAAAGAACTTGGGGTTAGGAAAAGCCCACGAGGGAAAGCAATAAATTACCGTCCTGATTTTTTGGTGACAGTGAGCGCATCAGCCAAATTCGTTGTTGAGGCTAAAAGTCCATCAGAAAAACTCGATGATTGGACATGGCAACCAAAAACATATTCAGTAATATTAAATTCTGAGCACGAGAATTCCAATCCTGTCCAGTATTACATGTTAACTAATGGATTGGAAACCCGTGTTTATCGTTGGGACTATGATCATCCGGTGTACCGGAGGTTCCATAATGAAATGGTAATCGCTAGCCCATCTCTTGATGAGTTACGAGACATCCTTGCACCAAGCGCACTAAAAAGTTCATCTGCCGTAATTGGAGTCAAAACGTCATCACTTGAATTCTCTAAGCCAGAAATTGAAGAAATTAATGAAGCATTTGCTCGCTGCCATCAACTTATTTACAAAAACGACAATATAAGTCAATCGGCAGCTTTTTTTGAGTTTGTAAAAATAATAGCACTGAAGCTTATTTCAGATAAACATGTTCGCGATTCACTTGGCACTGATACTAACGCTGACAAGTTTTTAGTTGATGCATCTAAGGTTAAATTTTCGATAGCTTGGATTGAGGCTCAAGAACAAAATTCTGTCAATCCATTAAGTGACATATGGTTTAGGTCATTCATTGATTCGATGGAAAAAGATATTGGTGCTGGTTTGCGTCGCCGGATATTTGAACCAAATGGGTCAATAAATCTTTCAGCTGAAACTATCAAGGAAGTTGTTAAAACTTTAGAGGGAAAATATTTATTTGGCATAGATGCTGACTTAAATGGTCGATTGTTTGAGACTTTTTTAAGCGCAACAATGCGCGGCAAGGATCTGGGACAATATTTTACTCCAAGAAGTGTTGTTAAACTTGGAGTAAAGCTCGCTCGAATAAGGGTAGATGTTGATTATCCAGAAAAAAGTGAACGTGTTTATGATGGTTGCTGCGGAACAGGTGGCTTTTTAATTGATGTGCTTGCTGATATGTGGGCAAAAGTTGACGCCGTTGATGGAAAAACAATTGAAGAAAAGACTTCCGCAAAAGATGTAATAAAAAATAATCATATATGGGGTTGTGAGGTCGGTAAAGACCCTAATCTTGCTCGAATTGCCCGACTTAATATGTATTTACATGGTGACGGTGGTGCTACAATCTTCAATCTTGACGGCTTAGATAAAAAACTTAAAAAAAGACCTCAAGATACTCCAGATCAGGAAAGGGAGAAAGACGATTTCCTTGTTATCTTGGAGGAAAGCAAGGGTTTTTTTGATGTTGTTGTTACAAATCCACCATTTGCGAAAACATATAAGCTAAGTGAAGAAGAAGATGGTCGATATTCTGATTCATTGTTGAAAGAATATGATCTTTTAGGTTTTGAGGTACAGAAAAAAGAACTTAGATCGAATCTAATGTTCATCGAGCGGTATTACGATTTACTTAAGCCTGGTGGTCGTCTGGTTACTGTTCTCGATGATGGGATTCTTAGTGCCAGTAAATATGCTTGGTTTCGTCGCTGGATTTTTCAAAAATTTATCGTTAAAGCAGTTGTTTCATTACCCGGAGATGCTTTCCAAAGGTCTAAGGCAAGAGTAAAAACATCACTGCTAATACTTCAAAAAAAGTCACAAAAAAGCGAAAGTCAATCAGCCGTATTTATGTACCCTTGTCAGTATATCGGCTTAGATGATCCATCTCGGGTCAGGAGTATGCCTATTGATTCTCAAAATCGAGAAAAAGCAAAAGAAGAAATACAAATAGTAACCAAGAAATACGAAAATTTTTGTTCTGGAAAAGCACCAAAAGAATTCACTGTCCCTGCCGAAAAAATAAAAGATAGGCTCGATGTCAAACATTGCTTAATCCAACGGGGGGCAAGCAAGAGAGGTTGGGAGAAAAATGGATTATCAGTTGTTAAACTCAAAGACATAGCATCTGAGAAACAATTCGAAGAAGAAGACATTATTGACTGTCAGAATCATAATGGTATTGAGACATATCTTCGAGTCACGTATTCAGGGGAGGCTCAAAGAGGTGATGAAGTTGACCCAACAACAACCCAACACACAAAACTGTATGTCGTTCGCGAGGGGGATATTGCTATTTCTAATATCGCTGCAACGTATGGCAGTGTTGGATATATCGGTGAAGACACTGATGGCTGTGTCGCCTCCACCGAATATACAATCCTGACTCCTAAAAATGGCATTCCACCCAGAGTATTGTGGGTTCTCCTTCGCTCAAGCGTTTTCCGCTCAGAAATGTTGCTAGCTGCAACCGGTGCTAACAGAACTAGAGTCCGGTGGTCTCTAATAAAAAATATTGAACTGCCATTGCCAAGCGAGAAAGAATGCAACGAGCTTAATGAGGCTTTACAGGAGGCAGAAAAGCAAGAAAAGGCAGCACGCTTGGCGAAGGAGAAGGCAATCTCAATTACAAAAAGTTCTCTAAGCCTTGAAAGCAGTCTTGCAAACACAGTTCTCGAAGCCTTCAAACCACCGAAATAA
- a CDS encoding type II toxin-antitoxin system VapC family toxin — MSRALIDTHVFIWWTGEPKRLSALAHDFLVNPENKPVLSFASIWEMQIKLSLGKLTLKTSLPELVEDEVSRNGLSLLPIELTHIYALSDLPPHHRDPFDRLLIAQSIGEEMPVISIDDKFDVYGIQRLW, encoded by the coding sequence ATGAGTAGGGCTTTGATAGATACTCATGTTTTTATTTGGTGGACTGGGGAACCGAAGCGGCTTTCTGCACTAGCACACGATTTTTTGGTTAATCCTGAAAATAAACCCGTGCTCAGTTTTGCTAGTATTTGGGAGATGCAAATTAAGTTGTCTCTTGGCAAGCTAACGCTTAAAACATCATTGCCTGAGCTAGTTGAGGATGAAGTTAGCCGTAATGGTTTGAGCCTGCTACCAATTGAGCTAACCCATATTTACGCTCTGAGCGATTTGCCACCTCATCATCGCGACCCATTTGATCGGTTGTTGATAGCTCAATCTATAGGCGAAGAGATGCCCGTTATCAGTATTGATGACAAATTTGACGTTTATGGGATCCAGCGATTGTGGTAG
- a CDS encoding Nif11-like leader peptide family natural product precursor: MALDQLEAFLKKMKSEPALKSEVLSASTADDVARIALKLGFEFSGDELLRMSGKNFGGVTVIKNVLPGEYN, from the coding sequence ATGGCTTTAGATCAACTCGAGGCATTTTTAAAGAAGATGAAGTCTGAGCCTGCACTTAAAAGTGAGGTTCTATCAGCATCAACTGCAGATGATGTTGCGCGAATCGCACTAAAACTTGGCTTTGAGTTTTCAGGTGATGAGTTACTGAGAATGTCAGGAAAGAACTTTGGCGGAGTTACTGTTATAAAAAACGTTCTTCCTGGGGAATATAACTAA